The Glandiceps talaboti chromosome 1, keGlaTala1.1, whole genome shotgun sequence genome has a segment encoding these proteins:
- the LOC144438047 gene encoding deaminated glutathione amidase-like: MLTLPKLFLSVRSRELVVISGLVLRRGFTHSTSKMTAILSSRRSTIAVCQLNCKADKEANLQTCSELITAAKQKGAKMTFLPEAFDYIADNREKSIAMAEPLDGHVVQTMKSLARQHDMWLSLGGMHRKVDEETKRVYNSHIVVSNNGDIVAVYNKTHLFDVDIKGHVRLKESDFTIPGDAIVPPVNTPVGKVGLATCYDLRFPEMSLALAEQGAEILTYPSAFTFTTGAAHWEVLLRSRAIEMQCYVVAAAQTGRHHEKRISYGHSMVVDPWGSVIASCHDGVDLCVADIDLDYQTKVRTELPCWTHRRYDLYGKVKTKSTDTDNYSDTDKSDQ, encoded by the exons ATGTTGACACTCCCCAAGCTATTTCTCAGTGTAAGAAGTAGAGAACTAGTTGTAATAAGTGGACTTGTGTTACGTAGAGGTTTTACACACAGTACTTCCAAGATGACTGCAATATTGTCAAGTAGAAGAAGCACTATAGCTGTTTGTCAGCTAAATTGCAAAGCAGATAAAGAAGCTAACTTGCAAACTTGCAGTGAGCTGATTACAGCAGCAAAACAGAAAGGTGCTAAG ATGACATTCTTACCGGAGGCATTTGATTACATTGCTGATAATAGGGAGAAATCAATAGCAATGGCTGAACCCTTGGATGGTCATGTGGTACAAACAATGAAAAGTTTAGCTAGACAACATGATATGTGGTTGTCATTGGGTGGAATGCATCGTAAA GTTGATGAGGAGACCAAGAGAGTATACAACTCACATATTGTAGTAAGCAACAATGGTGATATAGTAGCTGTTTACAACAAAACTCATCTCTTTGATGTTGACATTAAAGGACATGTCAGACTCAAAGAAAGTGATTTTACCATTCCAGGTGATGCTATAGTTCCACCTGTCAACACACCAGTTGGAAAAGTTGGACTTGCCACT TGTTATGATCTGCGGTTTCCTGAAATGTCACTAGCTCTAGCCGAACAAGGAGCAGAGATTCTCACTTATCCTTCAGCTTTTACTTTTACTACAGGTGCAGCACACTGGGAG GTTCTGCTAAGGAGTCGTGCTATTGAGATGCAGTGTTATGTAGTAGCAGCAGCACAGACGGGACGACATCATGAAAAGAGAATCTCCTATGGTCATTCTATG GTGGTTGATCCATGGGGAAGTGTGATTGCATCCTGTCATGATGGTGTTGACCTCTGTGTAGCTGACATTGACCTTGATTATCAGACTAAAGTGAGGACTGAATTACCATGTTGGACTCACAGGAGATATGATCTATATGGTAAAGTCAAGACAAAGAGTACAGACACTGATAACTATAGTGATACAGACAAATCTGATCAATGa